A stretch of the Nematostella vectensis chromosome 1, jaNemVect1.1, whole genome shotgun sequence genome encodes the following:
- the LOC5518225 gene encoding thioredoxin, producing the protein MLQLKTKGEFDKFLKDNEVAAIDFTATWCGPCRMIGPKFEEMAKEFKGVKCAKVDVDVNSETAESEGITAMPTFRFYKNGRMVDEVVGASESKLKELFAKHNK; encoded by the exons ATGCTTCAACTAAAAACTAAG GGAGAGTTTGACAAATTCTTAAAAGATAATGAAGTCGCTGCAATTGACTTCACTGCCACATGGTGTGGTCCCTGTAGAATGATTGGGCCGAAATTTGAG GAAATGGCAAAGGAGTTCAAGGGAGTCAAGTGCGCCAAGGTTGACGTGGATGTGAATTCA GAAACTGCAGAAAGTGAGGGAATTACAGCCATGCCAACATTCAGATTCTACAAAAATGGCAGAATG GTTGACGAGGTAGTCGGAGCAAGTGAATCGAAGCTCAAGGAATTATTTGCAAAGCATAACAAGTGA
- the LOC5518235 gene encoding T-cell acute lymphocytic leukemia protein 1 homolog has translation MRDCEIVSSCEQSLLSPCSSSSSENSLSPGPSPRLNHRFFVSRKAVSIPLDDRRHAYMKRLYTNSRERWRQQHVNLAFAELRKLIPTYPPERKLSKNEILRFAMKYIKFLEKILSDMDDTPMTGTANDNSEDSSGTIGSCPESRPAEESQENNEQLYEKRPDPSPCADDVAALFLGQS, from the coding sequence ATGAGGGATTGTGAGATCGTTTCAAGCTGCGAGCAATCCCTTCTCTCGCCCTGTAGTTCTAGCAGTTCTGAAAACAGTCTGAGTCCGGGGCCTTCGCCGAGACTTAACCACCGATTCTTTGTCAGCCGTAAGGCTGTTAGTATCCCACTGGACGATAGAAGACACGCTTATATGAAGCGATTGTACACGAACAGTAGAGAACGCTGGAGACAGCAACACGTCAATTTAGCTTTTGCTGAACTTAGGAAACTCATTCCCACCTACCCTCCTGAGCGAAAACTCTCCAAAAACGAGATTCTAAGATTTGCTATGAAGTATATAAAGTTCTTAGAAAAGATTTTGAGCGATATGGACGATACTCCTATGACTGGCACAGCAAACGATAACAGCGAAGATTCCTCGGGTACCATCGGGTCTTGCCCAGAGTCCAGACCCGCTGAAGAAAGCCAGGAAAATAATGAACAATTATATGAGAAGCGCCCTGATCCATCGCCGTGTGCGGACGACGTGGCGGCTTTATTCCTCGGTCAATCGTAA
- the LOC5518246 gene encoding spermatogenesis-associated protein 1, whose product MSSVDSGRSQPSKVADLHIFVVPLDLWLDKYRTAFNNVALESVSAGFVRVLPDITLRNLRGCIEDQLGDDIVPEDFVFLRSVGRCMAVVKENQESLLKASDFLPPIAFSPEIFLLPGLHETHMRPASDANSVVIATQGHTTAGMSSTQPLHFPPISQPYGNPLSQPNYGMAPNNYDNINPQNIQQQGTFERQDTEESSGKLNRDTADRKNVHFSEAQQDGGYNSYNGSEEHRSSGENQDLGLSPRDIEYVKSKNQKNKAKKTGSDSSGSSSNIQTRMVKIVQPEVIQALAIPGADYTSPPTPIPSGRVIASPVPGLRREENNATKNRFKHEGDENEKERHGKKKGKKKRQSRSRSPSVERPPKELEQAQTDLGVMREDDYVIPSIEDVEERSKFAQFPSPAKSTRSDYAHRASLSLGTGPGHDQGLCNWAANHPNELNDSFDDNPNNKRNSCPLANQGLGGMDNYSDKDKNGRDDEGIDNSQERDDGQGNKPDVTADKRDKTLDQDAKNASKNADAKNAKKTKKAATKKPAKKADDFEQSLKIPKVPVPPPLQMPDIGDAPLVKDTSSAKDRKQKVIEELRGELRRAKNERVDLEKQREQKVRRAKTLQTQTMQKRNQSKNIWKKKFFDEKRKTAPLEEQVNRLRYETEVQHQAMLSFLETKKDREGGAKGGSELDKTPSQKSNQLILLARLQNEVEDLRRKVEETKMMLASEMKLRDAAQNELKQLREDLLDKKINLTLTKSQKSLATLGNPENITA is encoded by the exons ATGTCTAGCGTGGATAGTGGGAGATCACAGCCGTCAAAG GTTGCAGATCTTCATATATTTGTTGTTCCTTTGGATCTTTGGTTGGATAAATACAGAACTGCTTTCAATAACGTTGCCTTAGAGTCGGTGTCTGCAGGATTTGTGAG AGTCTTGCCGGATATAACACTTCGTAATCTTAGAGGATGTATAGAAGATCAATTAGGAGACGATATTGTGCCCGAAGACTTCGTCTTCTTACGAAGTGTTGGACGCTGTATGGCTGTT GTGAAAGAAAACCAAGAGAGTCTTCTGAAAGCTTCAGACTTTCTCCCTCCCATT GCTTTCAGTCCTGAGATCTTTTTGTTGCCTGGATTACATGAGACTCACATGCGGCCTGCTTCTGATGCTAACAGTGTGGTCATTGCTACACAGGGCCATACAACAG CTGGGATGTCCTCAACACAGCCCTTACATTTTCCACCAATCAGTCAACCGTATGGTAACCCTCTATCTCAACCTAACTACGGCATGGCTCCAAACAATTATGACAACATAAACCCTCAGAACATTCAACAGCAAGGTACATTTGAGCGCCAAGACACTGAGGAATCATCAGGGAAGCTTAATAGAGACACAGCTGACAGAAAGAATGTGCATTTTAGTGAAGCCCAACAAGATGGAGGCTACAATAGTTACAATGGCAGTGAAGAGCACCGGAGTAGTGGTGAGAACCAGGATTTGGGGCTGTCTCCACGTGACATTGAGTAtgttaaaagcaaaaaccaGAAGAACAAAGCTAAGAAAACTGGGTCTGACTCTTCTGGGAGTAGCAGTAATATTCAGACGAGAATGGTAAAGATAGTACAGCCTGAGGTGATACAGGCTTTAGCTATCCCTGGGGCGGACTATACGTCACCACCGACACCAATTCCATCAGGGAGAGTAATAGCTTCCCCTGTACCAGGTCTTCGCAGGGAGGAAAACAATGCTACAAAGAACAGGTTTAAACATGAGGGAGACGAGAATGAAAAAGAAAGACACGGAAAAAAGAAGGGTAAAAAGAAACGTCAGAGCAGGTCACGATCACCTTCTGTAGAGAGACCCCCTAAGGAGTTAGAGCAAGCTCAAACTGATCTGGGTGTAATGCGAGAAGATGACTATGTTATTCCCAGCATAGAAGATGTTGAAGAGAGATCAAAGTTTGCACAATTCCCATCACCTGCTAAGAGCACTAGATCAGATTACGCTCACAGAGCTAGCTTGAGCCTTGGCACGGGTCCTGGTCATGATCAAGGTCTATGTAATTGGGCGGCAAATCACCCGAATGAGCT aaacgACTCTTTTGATGACAACCCAAACAACAAACGGAACTCCTGTCCTCTAGCTAACCAAGGATTGGGAGGCATGGATAACTATTCTGATAAAGACAAAAATGGACGAGACGATGAAGGCATAGATAATAGTCAAGAGAGAGATGACGGTCAGGGAAACAAACCAGACGTAACTGCAGATAAAAGGGACAAGACCTTGGACCAAGATGCGAAAAACGCTTCGAAAAATGCCGACGCAAAGAATGCCAAAAAGACCAAAAAGGCTGCAACCAAGAAACCTGCCAAAAAAGCGGATGATTTTGAACAGTCACTAAAGATCCCGAAAGTCCCGGTCCCTCCGCCCTTACAGATGCCAGACATAGGTGATGCCCCACTGGTGAAAGACACCTCGTCTGCCAAGGACCGTAAGCAGAAAGTGATCGAGGAGCTGAGGGGAGAGCTACGTAGAGCGAAGAATGAACGAGTGGATCTGGAGAAACAACGCGAGCAAAAAGTTCGTCGAGCTAAGACCTTGCAAACGCAGACTATGCAGAAACGCAACCAAT ccaAGAATATCTGGAAGAAGAAGTTTTTTGACGAAAAGCGAAAAACAGCTCCTTTAGAAGAACAAGTGAACCGTCTGAGATACGAGACTGAGGTCCAACATCAAGCGATGCTTTCCTTCCTAGAAACCAAAAAGG ATCGCGAAGGTGGTGCAAAAGGAGGAAGCGAGCTTGACAAAACTCCTTCTCAAAAG TCCAACCAGCTCATACTGCTCGCACGGCTTCAAAACGAAGTTGAGGATTTGCGGCGAAAGGTGGAAGAAACGAAAATGATGCTGGCATCGGAAATGAAG TTACGGGACGCTGCTCAAAATGAGCTGAAGCAACTCCGCGAGGATCTGTTGGACAAGAAGATCAACTTGACCCTCACAAAGAGTCAAAAGAGCCTGGCCACGCTAGGCAACCCGGAGAACATTACCGCGTGA